Within Candidatus Hydrogenedentota bacterium, the genomic segment GGAGGGCCAGACTGGTGACGACGACGCCACCCAGGATGTAGACCTGAAAGAGCAGGTTGCTCCGTTGCCCCCGTGTCTCGGCGAGCAGCGCGACCAGAAAGAGCACCAGCGCGAGGCCCGCCTGGAAGATCCAAGCGCCCTCCGGGTAGAAAGCCTGGACCGATTGGAGTGCGTAGAAATAGTAGGCCGCCATGTTTGCCGCGGCCAGCGGGGCGGCCATGGGACGGTAGTAGCCCCCCCGCCGACGACCGGCGATGGAGGTGAGGGCGAAGAGGAGGAAAAAAGCGGTCAGGAGGCCGGTGGCGACCCAGAAATAGGTCCTCCCATCCATGGGTACGACGGCGGGCTGCCTTAGAAAGCAGTAGCCATAGGTGACGTAGGTGGCGATCACGACGGCCCAGGAGAACATGAGCCAGCGGTGGCTTTCCTGGTAGACGAGGGCGATAAGGGCGAGAAGCGCACAGGTGGCGGCGGCGTGGCAGAGGCTTTCCGTTGAGGGCGCGAGGATGCAGCTCGCGTAGACGGTGTAGTAGGCCAGAAAGAGGGCCACACCGGCGACCGTCTCGCTGGAGCGCACGTGGGCCATGATGAGCACGCCGGCGAGACAGGCGACGGAGACGGGTACGCCCCAGAGGGGCGCGTCGAGGAGTTGCATTTCCGGGACAAAGAAGATGGCGTAGGTGGTGAAATAGAGGACGGCGAGACCGCAGCCGAGCACGGCCTGGGCGAAGAGGTCGCGCTTCCGCTCGAAAAAGAGTCCGTAACCGATGAAGACGGCGGCGATTCCATAGCCGATCAGGGCCTTGCCGATTTCTTCGATTTCCTGATAGGCGAAGGTGGTTCGGGCCGCCATGGCCAGGGCCATCATGATGACGACGGCGGCGAGGCGGCTGACCCACACGGCGCCGACGTGGCTCTCGATAGCCTCGTCGCGCTCTCCCAGCAGGACCTGATCCACGGTCCTGAGCACACCGTCTGCGAGGTGGTGTTCAGCGCCATGGCGCTCCAGTGCGCGGGCGGCATCTTCGGCGGAATAGCGCGCCACGAGGGCGGTCAATTCGGCCACCTTGCCTTCTAACTCGCGAATGCGCGCTTTTGGTTCCATGACCGCCTATCCGTACCCACAATCCATAAACGCATTGTACCCGAAAGCCCTTGTCATTCCAAGGGTTGAACCCGGCAAAGGCGCCGACTATACTGGCGCCGATCAGGCGGCTTGATCGCCGATTTCTAGCACTTTTACCCCGGAGGATACTCGAACATGATGACGTTGCTTGGCTGGCTCCTGTTGCTTGTGGCGATTCTTGCGCCCCTCGCTCTGGCGAATGCGGGGGTTCCCTCCTGGGTCTGGATTGCCACGGGCGTGGTGGGCGCCCTCCTCATCATGCTCAACCGCCGCCCCAATAACTGATACCGGGTGAAACGAAAGAGGCGCCCCACTTGGAGGCGCCTCCTGAAATGAATTGTTTTGGTGGACTTACTGCCCGATGCAGTAAATGGCCTGATCGGTGCGCAGGATAAACTGATTGTTCGATACGGCGATCGTGGCATTCACGCGGGACGGATCGTCGGCGAACTTGTTGACGGCGAGTTGCTCAAACTGGGGTTTGGCCGCGAGCACGTAGGTGCCACCGGTCTGCGAAGGGGCATAGAGCTTGCCGTCAACAGCGGTGATGGACGCGTAGAGGAGGCCCGGCTTCGGATCCAGTTCGCCTTCGTAAACGACGGCGCCCGTCTTCACATCCACGCAGTAGGCGACGCCGCGGGACTCATGGAGCCAGTAGAGGTATCCGTCGAGAAGCACCGGTGAGGTGACATTGTTGCCCTTTTCGACGGTCCAGAGGACGTGGCTGCCGGACACGTCGCCCCGGCCGCCGGCGCGCACCGCGAGGGTGGCGGACTTGCGGCCACCCGTGGCATAGACCACGCCGTCGCCCGCAACAACGGAAGGGCACACGTAGAAGTCGGGCACGCCCTTGCAAAACCAGAGTTCCTTGCCCGTTTCGGGGTCATAGCCCGCCAGCTTTTCGGGAAGGCTGAGCACCAGTTCGGTGGCTCCGCCCACGTCCACGAGAACCGGCGAGGCCCAGGTCTTGGTCATGCCACCCGTGCTCCAGACGACCTTGCCCGTGGCCTTGTCGAGGGCGACAAGCTTTTCACTTTCGACACCGGCATTCACGATAACCGTGTTCTTGTAGAGAATCGGGGAGGTAGCAGAACCCCAGCCGTCCGTGGCCGAACCCAGATCGGCTTCCCAGAGGGGATTGCCGTCCAAGTCGAAAGCATAAAAGCCGGAAATTCCGAAGAACACAAACAGGCTCTTGCCGTCGCTGACGGGTGTGCTGGTGGCGTAACCGTGACGGGTGTTGTTTCCGCCCACATATTCGGACTCCGGCATCTTTGCCTTGAACTCTTTTGTCCAGAGAATCTTGCCGGAGCCGCGTTCAAGGCAGATCAAGTGGCGGACGAGGTTATTCATATCGCCCGGGTTCTCGATGGACTCGGCATAGCCGGTGTAACTGGTGACAAAAATCTTGTCCCCGACGATGATGGGGCTGGAACCTCCGGGGCCGGGGAGTTTGGTGCTCCAGACCACGTTCTGGTCGCTAGCCCAGGTGGTGGGCAACCCAGTGGCGGTGCTGATGCCGGCACTGTTCGGGCCGCGAAACTGCACCCACTCCTCGGCCTGCGCCGGGGCGTTCAGAGAACCTCCGATGAAAAGTGTCGCCCAGGCGAAAGCGCTCAGGGTCTTGCAGAAGCTACGTTTCACTCGCATGAATTGAGATTCCTCGTCAAATGTTGTTGGTTTGCCGTTGTGACTCGCTGGGATTCATGGTGCACTGGCAAGGCGCGTGTTTTCAAACTTTTGCGACCCCGCCGGAGCCGTTTAGTCTTCGATTTCTATGAACTCCGCACCCGACTCGCTTCCCTCACCATCCAGCACGACGAGCAGTCGGCCACCGGCTTGCTCGGGCAGGCGGCAGACCCCTTCGGGACTTTTCCGGGCGAGTTCCGGCTCGAACTCCAGCATTTTACTCGTTACCCCGGTTGCGGGGTCGTATTCCCAAAGGGCGGCCGATGGGGCTCCCCCCGATGCTTCGCCGGAGGCGCCACTTATGATAAGAAGTCGACCGCGCACGGGATCCCAGTCGAGGGCGCGGATTCCGCCGCCATCCAGCTCCATGACCGCATGGTCCACGGTCCCCTTGCCCGCCAGGGCCGAAGTCGCGGCCGTGGAGAGGAGGATGGCCTTTCCATCGGCCGTAAGTGGAGCGCGAAACCCGATGAATAGCTGTGCGCCGTTCAGGGCGAGTCCTTCAATGTTCAGATTGGGGTTGACCTCGGTCGCGCTGAGTCCCACGGCGCACCCCAGGCGCTCAAGGGCGGGCGCAATCATCTCCAGCAGTCCATACTGTTCACCGACGACCTTGAGTTCCCGATCCTTCTCGTCCCATTCCCCGTGGAGAAGAAACTCGCGATCCGGCCGGCGCTCCCCGTCTTTTCCCTGATGTGAACCGATGAAATACACCTGCGTGGCGCCATCGCTCGCGATGTCTTCGAAGTCTTGAAAAGGAAAGAGTTTGAAAGCATCCGCGTAGGGCGCGCGCGCCTTCTTCTTTCGCTCCAGCTTCACCGTGGAAAGTTCCAGGGGGGCCGCGCGCAAGTGCTCGAGGAGGAGAACCGCGCCGATCAATTCATCCTCCACCACGAGCACGCCGCCATCGACGACGGCGCAGCCCGACAACTCCATGCGGCGCTCTTTAACGGTCAGGGGTGCGCCAACCGTGGGGGTATTGTCGGCTTTCACGCCGGTCTCCTCCCCCTGGGTCGGGCGGCCGCCCGCAAAGGTAAGCGCCGCGACGAGAAGTAAGTACGCCCCCCGACGTACGGCAATGATGGGACTTCCGTATCGAGACAAGTTCTTCCATTCCTCATGTTTTTTTCCCGGCCGTGGCCCTGTGGAGCTGCTGGGTGATTCGTTGCTGTTCGGGGATATAGACCGTCAGCACGGTACCCGATCCGGGCTGGCTCTTCACCTGGATATCGCCGCCGTGCTCCCGGACAATTTTATAGCTGCAGGCGAGGCCGAGACCTGTTCCTCCGCTGCCCTTGCTACTGATGAAGGCCTGGGAGAGGTGAGGCACGATCTCCTCGGGAATCCCTATGCCCGTGTCGGCGATCCGTATGGTACATCCCTGGTCCGTGCAGACGCAGGTTACGGAAACGGCGCCTTCGTTGTGCTCGCATGCCTCCACGGCGTTAACCACGAGATTGAGCACCACCCGGTAGATGCCCTGAGCGTCAACATTCGCTATACCCACGGGGTCGGGCTCAAAACTCAGGCCGACTTTGTACTTTCTCGCCCGCTCTTCAAAGAGGGCCAGCACGTCGCGGACGATTACGTTAATGTCCGTCCGCGCACGGTCGGGACGTCGATCCTTGGAGAATACGAGCATGTTCATCACGAGCCGGTCGATGCGGTCCATGGCGCCCCGAAGAATAGGCCAGCCCCGGTCCATGTATTTGAAATCCTGCTTCTCGATAGCCATATTGATGAACTGGGCGCCACCGCGAATCCCCGTAAGAATGTTCTTGATGCAGTGCCCCAGCCCGGCGGTCGCCATGCCGATGGCGGCGAGCCGTTCCCGCTCCATATTCTCCTGATAGAGCCGGGCGTTTTCCACCGCAACGCCCACCACCTGGGCGACGGCGGAGAGGAGCTCCAAGTCGGATTCTCCCAGGGGAGTACTCGTATTGCCCACGTCCACATAGATCACACCGGCAACGGCGCTTCGCCCGTGGAGAGGGGCGCACATGGCGGCGTGGATATCGTGGCCCATGATGCTCTCGGCACGCCCGAAGCGACTGTCTGACCGGGCGTCATTGGTGAGTATGGCTTCGGCATTGTCAAAAACATGCTGGATCAAGGTGTGGCTCAGTGGGGGGCCCTCTTCGGCACCGCCCTGGGACAGTGCGGCGCGAATCTCCGGCCGCTTGTCCACCCCGCCCAGGGTGAGAATATAACCGCGCCTCACGGGCAGCGCCTGGAAAATCAGTCGCAGGATTTTGTCCAGCAATTCGTCGAGGTCAAATACCTCTCCAAGTAAGTTGGCCGCGCGATAGAGCACCATGAGGCGTTCGTCGCCCGCCTCCCGAATGATGGACTCTCGAAGGGCGGCGGCCTGTTCGCGGGTTATGGCGGCGCGCCCAAAGCCCGACTCGGCCGCGATCTCCACCCGGATCTCCTGCCCGCCGATGATGATCCGGTCCCCGTCGGCGAGGGCGCCATCTTCCCTGCGCACGCCGTTCACTTCGACGCCGTTTCGCGAGCCGAGATCTTCGAAGCGCAGGATGCCGTCCTCAACCCAGAACCGCGCATGGTAGCGGGATGCATGCTTCGAACTCAGCGTGATTCCATTATCCTCGCCCCGCCCCACGCGTATACCGCCCTCGGGAATCGTATAGCGTTCCACATCCCCCGCCGCTTTGAGAATGACGAGTTCGCAGACGGGCATCAGCCGATCACCCCCAGGACACTTTGAAGCAGAAACACGGGATCGACGGGCTTGTCCACAAAGCCCTCGGGACCCTTGACGCCGAATTCCTCTTCCATCCGATCTACATTGTAGGCCGTCCCCTCTTCCTCGTTGACCGCCGTGAGCATGATGATGGGTATCGTTTCGGTAAAAGGGGATTCGCGGAGCATTCTGAAGGCGGTGAATCCGTCCATGACCGGCATGTTCACATCGAGTACAATGAGGTCCGGTTTCTCCGCCTCGGCGCGGTCAATGGCCTGCTGACCATTGAGGGCTTCTATGCTCTCCCACCCCTCCGCCTCCATGACGCCGGCGACAAAAAGGCGTACGCTTTCGTCATCGTCCACAATCAGAACACGTTTCGGCAATGCCATTCGGCCAAACTCCTCTCTTTGAATTCAGAGGCGGGCTTCATCGAGGCGATTGGCCCGCGCTATAACTTTTCTCCAGTGTAGCACACCCTCCCGACAATCCGGCCCTTTCCTTGATTGGTCGCGGACGGCGGCGCGACCGTCTAATCACATTGAGAGCACCATGTAATCACCAGCGTCTGGCGAACCTCCAGGCGGGAAGTATTCTCCACCCTTTTTTTGTTCCATGCAACCGCGTTGCATGGGCCGGGGCTGGAAATCCCCCGATCCATGCTTCCGCAGTCTCTGAATTTTTGATGCAAATTCTTTCGGGCCGCGACGGCTGGACATCGGCGATAAAATGGGACATACTAGCCTTGGGAAAACAGTAGAACGGCCCCAAGGCAGTGGCTGTTCCAAGCGGGAAGTAGATGATGTCCGATCTTAAGACCGTACAGAAGTTTCGCGATGCCCAGAGCCTGTTTCAGCAGGAGCGATTCCGGGAAGCCCTGCGCCTTTTTGACGACCTTTCCCTCTCCTACAAATCCGACAAGGAAATCATGCTCAACCGGGCCATGTGCCTGGCGCGAATCGGCAAAGAGGAAGAGGCGGAGATGCTTTGCGATCACGTGACGATCGTGCACAAGGACCCGCGCGGCGCTATCCTCAAGGCCCAGATACCCCGGTCGCGCCGCGACGAGAAAACTGCGCCCGAGGAGATTAAACCGCGCAAGCCCCTGATCTCTCCGGAGGTCCTGAAGCGTGCTATTGTGGCGTGCTTTGCCGTGACGCTTCTCTACACGTGCTGGACCTTCTACAGCTCCTATGAGGCCCCGGCCGGCCCCGCGATCCTCACGATGGATGCGCCGAAAGAGCGAACGCTTCGCTTTCCCGCGGACGCGAGTCTCGGAACGCTCTTCATCCGCGACTGGGCCTTTGCCGCCGCCAGCATTGGTGCGGACGTGGGCGCCTGGGTGGAGCACGGCGAGGCGAAAGGAAAAGTGACCATCCCCGCGGGCAAGGAGGCGCGACTGGTGTTCAATCCGGGCCAATCCGCGAACATAGGGGCCCTGAAGCGCCTGGGGGCCAATGCCCTCCAGTCCCTGGACCTGCACGACTGCCCCGTGGGCGATGCGGGCATGGCGCAGATCGGCCACCTTACGGGCATGTTCAAGCTGAGTATTGACAATACGCGGGTCGGGCCGGAAGGGTTTGCGCAGTTGCGGCGCATGACTTCCATCCGGGAGATCTCCATCATCGGCACGACCCTGGGCGAACCCGGCCGACGCTTTATCGGACAACAGCCTTTTCTTGGGCACATCGATGCGGACAAAGCGGATTTGAATGACGAGTGGCTTATGACCCTGCCCGCTATGGAGCGCCTGACGTTTTTGAGTCTTGACGACACGGCGGGCATCAGTGATCGGGGAATCGCAGAGATCGCCAAGCACCGAAACCTGCAGGATCTCTTCCTGAGCTATACCTCCCTTACCGACGAAGGCCTGGCCAAAATACAGTCGATCAAATCGCTGAAACGGGTCTGGCTGGAGGGCACGAAAATCACCGACGCGGGCATGGAGGGCTTTCGCCAGATCCCGAACATCGAAGAGATCGGGATCGCCTATACCGCGGTGACCAATGAGGGGCTGATGCGGCTGGTGGACATCAGCTCGCTGAAAAAGGTCGGCATCAAGGGTTGCGACAACATCTCCGTGGAGACCGTGCGCCGATTTCGAAATGCGCGGCCCGAGGTTTTTATCGAAACGAACTTGAACGTGTAGACGTGGATCTCACTCGCCCTTGAGAAAGCCGATCAAATCCCGCATTTCCTGCCGGGTCATGACCTTTTCGAGTTCTTCCGGCATGAGGGAGAGGCTGGCGGAGGACATGCGGTCGATGTTTTCCCGATTGACCGTATTCTCCACGCCAAGGGCGCCCCGGATGGTGACGCTGCTTTCGTTCTCCGCCACGATGATTCCGGAGTAGGTCTCCAGATCCGTGGTTTCCACCACGAAGTTCTCAAAGCCGGGCAGTACTTCGATGTTGGGCTTGATAATGTGGAGCAGGATGGACTCACGGGGCTGGCTCCGGATACCGGTAAGGTCGGGCCCGACGTCGTAGCCGTCTTCACCGAAACGGTGGCACCGCGCACAGTTATTCTTGAATACCTCACGCCCTGCGATCGCGTTGGGTGTCATGGCGAGGACCGATTTGAAGTCTTCGTAGACCGCGTTGCGGTCGGTCGTCTGGATGGTGCTGAAGACGGCCTTGGCGCGGGCCTGCAGATCGGCGTCGCGATGGTTGGAAAGCTGATTTCGGCTGACGGGGTCAATGGACCACGGAGGTATGGCCCCCGACTCCAGGGCCGAGATAAACACGGCGGTGCGCTCGGGCCGGGAAAGAAGCGCGTCGAGGGCCGCCTTGCGGATGGGGGTTGTATACAGCCCCCAGGCGTCGCCGTCGGCCAGGCGTTCGCCCACGCGAGGATCGGACATCATGCTGAGGGCCTGCACGGCGGCCTGGTGTATTTCCTGGGTTTCCCGGGGGTGCAGCAGGCCCGCCAGGCGGTCGCCGGCTTGATCAAAGCTCGCGTAGCCCAGCAGCCCGATGGCTCGAAGGCGTGCATCAATCGGCGCCCCGGTGTCCGTGGCGAGAATTTGACTGCCCTCCAACAGGGCGGCGAGCGCGCTAACGCCCGCAGGATTACCGGCGGTCAGGGTGGCGACATGACTGAGTGCGGGCACAGTTCCATCATAGGCAGAATTTCTTCGGATTCCTTCGGCGACCCCGGCAACCGCAATCGCGCGCAGAAGGGGCTCGTCATCCAGGGCGGGGCCCAGCAACTGAGCCAGGAATGTCGTGGTGGCTTCGGCAGGCTGGCTCTGGGCCATCATCCTTGCGAGGGGTTCCATCCAGGGAAGGCGCGCTTCCGCGTCGGGAGAGTCCAGGGCAACAAAGGCGGTGGCGAAAGCCGGTAACTGGGCGGAAATTCCGCTGAGGACAGAGGCGCGAATCCAGGAATCGCTCGCACCCATGGCTGCAATGTGAAGCAACGGCTCGACGGTATCCGGCGTGCCCCAGTCTCCCAGGGCCAGGGCCGCCTGGAAGCGGACACGGGCATCCGCATCTCCGGCGGACTTCAGAACAGCCTCCCGCAGAGCGGGCGAATCCACCGCCAGCGGGCGGGCGAGGCGAAGGGCATGTTCGCGGACATTTCGGTCCGGATCGCCTAATGATTTCAGTAGGGATTCCTCCTTGAGCGCGTTCAGCCCTGAGAGGAGACCCAGTGCATGGAGTCGGGCCAAAGCGACCGGACTGCTATCCAGGGTAGCTTCCAGCACCGCAGCGGCATCCGGGGCGTCACGCAACTCGGTCAAGAAAAGTCGATGGGCGGTATCACGCTGCCAGGCATCGGGTGCTTCCAGGTTTTTCGCCACTGCGGCCACCTGCTCGGTATCCGCGGTGAAGCTGCGCGGGGCCGGGGCCGCGCCTTTGGCGGTGATGCGATAGATGCGGCCCATATTGCGTCCGCTCTGAAAATCGGTGATGGCGGCCACGTCTTTCGGTAGGTACTGGGGGTGTTCAATGGTTTTGCGGTACATATCGCAGAGGTACAGGGCGCCGTCCGGGCCGTTGGCCAGAAACACAGGACGAAACCAGTTGTCCGTGCTGGCAAGAAACTCTTTGCCCTCTTCCCCGCGATGTCCCTTCCATGCGGGGCCGTTGTCGGTGAGCACGGTACGATGGACGATGTTGCTCGTGGGGTCACAGGTGAAGCCGTTTTCGCGGTAGGGCTCCGGGAGCGCGGTGCCCCGGTAGATCACGAGACCGCAGGCCGCGGTGAAAGTACCCGCATGGGAGTAGGCCGTGGTCGTGGCCTCCGTCAGCGCGTAGAGGCGCGTTTCACTGCCCAGACCGGCAATCTGATCTTCCACCTCGTGGAGGCCGGCGTATGGATTTCGCTCGAGGTCGGCGTGCTGGATAACCACCTGGGAAATATGCTTCCGGTTGGTACAAACGAATCGGTGTCCGTAGTTGTCAAAGGTCTGACCAAACTGGGCCTGTCCCGAAGTGGCCTCGATGGCGCGCGTGATCGGGTTGAATCGCAGATCGTTGGAACCCATCTTCACGGGAGCGCCGGGGTTGGCGGGATCGATGACCTCTCCCCCGCTCAAGCCGTTGGTGAAGTAAAGCCAATTATCAAGCCCAAGGGTCGGATGGCTCACATAGAGCTGCGTCGAGCCGCCAAGGGTGAAACCCGTGAGGAAATCTTCGCGCACATCGGCCACATTGTCGCCGTTCGTGTCCTTGAGGAAGTAGATGGTGGGTGCGCTGGTGAGCAGTATGCCGCCCTTCCAGGGCATGACACCGTTCGGAAAAGAAAAGCCCTCGGCAAAGGTTGTGCGGGTCTCGTAGTAGCCGTCGCCGTCGGTATCTTTCAATAGGGCTACCCGCCCATTCAGCGCCTCATCGCTCGGATAGCCGCGATTCTCGACCACATACAGATTGCCCGCCGGGTCGAAGGCGAGCGCGACGGGATCTTCCACCTGGGGTTCGGAAGCGACGAGCTGCACTTCCACATCGTCGGGTACGTGGAGCGTGGCTGCAGCCTCACTCGGCGGAACAGGTTTCAATTGCTCCGCGAGCAGGGGAAGGGAGAGCAGGAGTATGGACGCAAGCAAACAAGCACGCTTAACCATGAAAGACCTCTTCGTAGCATTCGGGTATTGGCCGCCCGCAGGGGGCGTTTCGCGGACGCGGGTTGCCATGGGGTTAGCATAGTGAATAGCGTCGTGAAATGTCGAATGGACCGCCCTCACGGCGATAGCCGTGTCGCGCGCGGTCAACCCTCAACCTGGATTTCGCACCGACTCGCGCAACGACCGCGGGAAGAGCGTTCATGAACCGCGCGTTCTTGTGACCTCGCAGAACAGCGATCGCCTATGGCACAATGGCATCCGCACTCTGCCCCTGCTCGTTCCTATCCCTTCGCCACACGTTTTCCGGATACGCAATGCCCGCTGAGACGAATTGGAATCGGTTTTGCACGTCACGCTGGATGGAAGCTTCCCTCGTGGCGCTCCTGCTTTTCGCGGGCCTCCTCGAGCGCATCTGGCATATCCAGGACGAGTACGTGTGGTATGACGAGCATCTCCTCTACCATAACCTTCTCGGCGAGCGCCCCCTGGGCGAATTCTTTGTAGAACTACGCCGCACAGACCCGCCCATTACCCCGGTGTACTTCGCCGTGCAGTATTACTGGACGAAACTCGCCGGTGTGGGCGTGCTGCAACTTCGCGTACCGTCAGTATTGTGCAGTCTGGCGGCGGCGGCACTGCTCTATGCCCTGGTGCGACGCATGTTCGGGGTCTCTGCGGCCCTGTTCGCCCTCTTACTCGCGTGCCTGTCGAACCTCCACGTCTACTATGGGCAGGAGATACGCGTTTATGCTTTTCTCCTCCTGCTGGCGACAACGTCCATGTATGGCTTCCATCGGGCGTGGCATGGCGGCGGAAAGCGCTGGCATATGCTGCACTATGGCGCCTCGGCGCTCATGCTGCTCACCCATTTGTTTGCGCCTTTTCTCCTCGTGGCGCAGGGGGTGTATCTGCTGGCGCTACAGGGGAAGCGTCCGTGGCGCGTGGCCCCGTGGGCCCTTGGGCATCTGCCCGCTGTGCTCCTGCTGGGGTGGTGGATTACAACGATCGACCATCAGGCGCTGGACGACGCCACCATAACGGATCGCGGGGGCGAGTTTATCCGCATTTTCATCCGCTGCATCACCTGGGACGGGGCCTGGCTCCCCCATGCTGTTTTTCAGGGAGAGATCGGACTGATTGTGACGTTGCTGGCCCTTGCGGGTCTTGGCGGATGGGCCTGGCGGCATCGTGGCGAACCGGTGCGCGAAGCGTGGGAGGCCACGCCCTGGCAGAATTTCCTGCTGCTGGCCTGTTGGCTCATTATCCCGCCCTTGTGCCTTCTGCTGCTTTCCGCCGCACGGGACACGGTTTTCAACACGCGCTATATGCTCTTTTGCTCCTTTGCTCTTTTTGGCATCTTTGGCGCGGCACTCTCCATCATCCGCCCTCCACGGCTGCGTGTTGCGGCGGTGTCGGCGAGTGTCACGTTGGTGCTCTGGCATAGCCTGAGCGAGGTCCGCCCCTTTCGCCCGAACGACTACGAACTGGCTGCGTGGATAACGGAGAACAAGGCGCCCGCCGATCGCGCCATGTATTCCCCGCCGTGGATGGGACTGGTCGTGGTGCCGAAGTTCTTTCCGCAATTGAATCTGGAATCCGGCCATGTGGACATCGTGCCGCCTTGGGTGGAGGTGAAGCCCGGCGAGACCCTCTGGGTGATCTACAGCCGACCCGGCTGGACTTCAGAACTACCAACACACGAAGCAACCCTGCGGGCGCGGGGACTCCAGTTTGAGCGCGTTCGCGTGACGGATATCTCACACACCTTCGTCTATACGTCCCTGTGCCTCTACCGCCTCGACCCCTGCTTTACCGTGCTCTATCGCGTCTGGCGCGCGCCGGATCAACCCAGCGACACGCCGTCGTGATCTTTCACACCCGCGTTCTTAATAGATCCCGCAAGTCGTTTCAGGTAAAAATCGGGTGCCTCCTGGAAATACTCCTGGCACCGGGGCGCGCGGCAGATGTAGTAGATGCTCCCCTCCACCGGCGTCATGCGCGCGGATCGGAGATACCGT encodes:
- a CDS encoding PQQ-like beta-propeller repeat protein, which gives rise to MRVKRSFCKTLSAFAWATLFIGGSLNAPAQAEEWVQFRGPNSAGISTATGLPTTWASDQNVVWSTKLPGPGGSSPIIVGDKIFVTSYTGYAESIENPGDMNNLVRHLICLERGSGKILWTKEFKAKMPESEYVGGNNTRHGYATSTPVSDGKSLFVFFGISGFYAFDLDGNPLWEADLGSATDGWGSATSPILYKNTVIVNAGVESEKLVALDKATGKVVWSTGGMTKTWASPVLVDVGGATELVLSLPEKLAGYDPETGKELWFCKGVPDFYVCPSVVAGDGVVYATGGRKSATLAVRAGGRGDVSGSHVLWTVEKGNNVTSPVLLDGYLYWLHESRGVAYCVDVKTGAVVYEGELDPKPGLLYASITAVDGKLYAPSQTGGTYVLAAKPQFEQLAVNKFADDPSRVNATIAVSNNQFILRTDQAIYCIGQ
- a CDS encoding DUF3616 domain-containing protein; its protein translation is MSRYGSPIIAVRRGAYLLLVAALTFAGGRPTQGEETGVKADNTPTVGAPLTVKERRMELSGCAVVDGGVLVVEDELIGAVLLLEHLRAAPLELSTVKLERKKKARAPYADAFKLFPFQDFEDIASDGATQVYFIGSHQGKDGERRPDREFLLHGEWDEKDRELKVVGEQYGLLEMIAPALERLGCAVGLSATEVNPNLNIEGLALNGAQLFIGFRAPLTADGKAILLSTAATSALAGKGTVDHAVMELDGGGIRALDWDPVRGRLLIISGASGEASGGAPSAALWEYDPATGVTSKMLEFEPELARKSPEGVCRLPEQAGGRLLVVLDGEGSESGAEFIEIED
- a CDS encoding GAF domain-containing protein, whose protein sequence is MPVCELVILKAAGDVERYTIPEGGIRVGRGEDNGITLSSKHASRYHARFWVEDGILRFEDLGSRNGVEVNGVRREDGALADGDRIIIGGQEIRVEIAAESGFGRAAITREQAAALRESIIREAGDERLMVLYRAANLLGEVFDLDELLDKILRLIFQALPVRRGYILTLGGVDKRPEIRAALSQGGAEEGPPLSHTLIQHVFDNAEAILTNDARSDSRFGRAESIMGHDIHAAMCAPLHGRSAVAGVIYVDVGNTSTPLGESDLELLSAVAQVVGVAVENARLYQENMERERLAAIGMATAGLGHCIKNILTGIRGGAQFINMAIEKQDFKYMDRGWPILRGAMDRIDRLVMNMLVFSKDRRPDRARTDINVIVRDVLALFEERARKYKVGLSFEPDPVGIANVDAQGIYRVVLNLVVNAVEACEHNEGAVSVTCVCTDQGCTIRIADTGIGIPEEIVPHLSQAFISSKGSGGTGLGLACSYKIVREHGGDIQVKSQPGSGTVLTVYIPEQQRITQQLHRATAGKKT
- a CDS encoding response regulator, with amino-acid sequence MALPKRVLIVDDDESVRLFVAGVMEAEGWESIEALNGQQAIDRAEAEKPDLIVLDVNMPVMDGFTAFRMLRESPFTETIPIIMLTAVNEEEGTAYNVDRMEEEFGVKGPEGFVDKPVDPVFLLQSVLGVIG
- a CDS encoding HEAT repeat domain-containing protein, with product MVKRACLLASILLLSLPLLAEQLKPVPPSEAAATLHVPDDVEVQLVASEPQVEDPVALAFDPAGNLYVVENRGYPSDEALNGRVALLKDTDGDGYYETRTTFAEGFSFPNGVMPWKGGILLTSAPTIYFLKDTNGDNVADVREDFLTGFTLGGSTQLYVSHPTLGLDNWLYFTNGLSGGEVIDPANPGAPVKMGSNDLRFNPITRAIEATSGQAQFGQTFDNYGHRFVCTNRKHISQVVIQHADLERNPYAGLHEVEDQIAGLGSETRLYALTEATTTAYSHAGTFTAACGLVIYRGTALPEPYRENGFTCDPTSNIVHRTVLTDNGPAWKGHRGEEGKEFLASTDNWFRPVFLANGPDGALYLCDMYRKTIEHPQYLPKDVAAITDFQSGRNMGRIYRITAKGAAPAPRSFTADTEQVAAVAKNLEAPDAWQRDTAHRLFLTELRDAPDAAAVLEATLDSSPVALARLHALGLLSGLNALKEESLLKSLGDPDRNVREHALRLARPLAVDSPALREAVLKSAGDADARVRFQAALALGDWGTPDTVEPLLHIAAMGASDSWIRASVLSGISAQLPAFATAFVALDSPDAEARLPWMEPLARMMAQSQPAEATTTFLAQLLGPALDDEPLLRAIAVAGVAEGIRRNSAYDGTVPALSHVATLTAGNPAGVSALAALLEGSQILATDTGAPIDARLRAIGLLGYASFDQAGDRLAGLLHPRETQEIHQAAVQALSMMSDPRVGERLADGDAWGLYTTPIRKAALDALLSRPERTAVFISALESGAIPPWSIDPVSRNQLSNHRDADLQARAKAVFSTIQTTDRNAVYEDFKSVLAMTPNAIAGREVFKNNCARCHRFGEDGYDVGPDLTGIRSQPRESILLHIIKPNIEVLPGFENFVVETTDLETYSGIIVAENESSVTIRGALGVENTVNRENIDRMSSASLSLMPEELEKVMTRQEMRDLIGFLKGE
- a CDS encoding glycosyltransferase family 39 protein; the protein is MEASLVALLLFAGLLERIWHIQDEYVWYDEHLLYHNLLGERPLGEFFVELRRTDPPITPVYFAVQYYWTKLAGVGVLQLRVPSVLCSLAAAALLYALVRRMFGVSAALFALLLACLSNLHVYYGQEIRVYAFLLLLATTSMYGFHRAWHGGGKRWHMLHYGASALMLLTHLFAPFLLVAQGVYLLALQGKRPWRVAPWALGHLPAVLLLGWWITTIDHQALDDATITDRGGEFIRIFIRCITWDGAWLPHAVFQGEIGLIVTLLALAGLGGWAWRHRGEPVREAWEATPWQNFLLLACWLIIPPLCLLLLSAARDTVFNTRYMLFCSFALFGIFGAALSIIRPPRLRVAAVSASVTLVLWHSLSEVRPFRPNDYELAAWITENKAPADRAMYSPPWMGLVVVPKFFPQLNLESGHVDIVPPWVEVKPGETLWVIYSRPGWTSELPTHEATLRARGLQFERVRVTDISHTFVYTSLCLYRLDPCFTVLYRVWRAPDQPSDTPS